One genomic window of uncultured delta proteobacterium includes the following:
- the dppF gene encoding dipeptide transporter; ATP-binding component of ABC superfamily (Evidence 2a : Function of homologous gene experimentally demonstrated in an other organism; PubMedId : 7536291; Product type t : transporter) encodes MPVDASATPLIQTVDLKKYFRVAAGNLHAVDAINLTIPRGKTLGVVGESGCGKSTLGRTILRLIEPTAGKILYDGVDIVTYNKKQMRDMRRKMQIIFQDPYSSLNPRMSVSEIIAEFMIVNSTCSSKAEAFNQAAKLMDVVGLARRFANSYPHELDGGRRQRIGIARALSLGPSFIVCDEPVSALDVSIQAQILNLLMDIQEDKGLTYMFITHDLSVVKHISNEIFVMYLGQCVERAPTDELFANPKHPYTRALLAAIPEPSLDMRTKEIFLLRGELTSPINPPGGCRFAKRCEEKMAGCTLADPELLDTGEGHYVACFKYNAARAETAGGYDDAGQRKIA; translated from the coding sequence ATGCCGGTTGACGCTTCCGCGACCCCTCTCATCCAGACGGTTGACCTGAAAAAGTATTTCCGCGTGGCCGCAGGCAACCTGCACGCCGTGGACGCCATCAACCTGACCATCCCGCGCGGTAAAACGCTCGGCGTGGTGGGGGAATCCGGCTGCGGCAAAAGCACGCTCGGCAGGACCATCCTGCGGCTTATCGAGCCCACCGCCGGGAAGATCCTCTACGACGGCGTGGACATTGTGACCTACAATAAAAAGCAGATGCGGGACATGCGCCGGAAGATGCAAATCATCTTCCAGGACCCGTATTCCAGCCTGAACCCGCGCATGTCGGTCTCCGAGATCATCGCGGAATTCATGATCGTGAACAGCACCTGTTCTTCCAAGGCCGAAGCCTTCAACCAGGCGGCCAAGCTGATGGACGTGGTGGGCCTGGCCCGGCGCTTCGCCAACTCCTACCCCCACGAACTGGACGGCGGCAGGCGGCAGCGCATCGGCATCGCCCGCGCGCTGTCTCTCGGCCCGTCGTTCATCGTCTGCGACGAGCCGGTCTCCGCGCTCGACGTGTCCATCCAGGCGCAGATTCTGAATCTGCTCATGGATATCCAGGAAGACAAGGGCCTTACCTACATGTTCATCACGCACGACCTGTCCGTGGTGAAGCACATTTCCAACGAGATTTTCGTCATGTACCTCGGCCAGTGCGTGGAGCGGGCGCCGACGGACGAACTGTTCGCGAACCCGAAGCACCCCTACACCAGGGCGCTGCTGGCCGCGATCCCGGAACCCTCGCTGGATATGCGGACCAAGGAAATCTTCCTGCTGCGTGGGGAGCTGACCAGCCCGATCAACCCGCCGGGCGGCTGCCGGTTCGCGAAGCGGTGCGAAGAGAAAATGGCCGGATGCACGCTTGCGGACCCGGAACTGCTGGATACCGGGGAAGGGCATTACGTCGCGTGTTTCAAATACAATGCCGCGCGAGCGGAAACAGCGGGCGGGTACGATGATGCCGGACAGCGGAAAATTGCTTGA